GCGATCGACCAGACGTTCGATCCCTTAAGAGGATCAATCCCCAGCACAGTAGAAAGAGCCTGGGCTTTGCAATTGCCAGAGCTCTCCTAGACTAATTGGAAAAGCATCTCAGCACAGTAGGGAAAAGGTACACAAAACCAGAGATAAATTTTACAGCTAAAAGGTTTGTAACTGAGCCAAAGAAGAGCTAGAGCTATTTGTGAGACGATCTGCTGCACAGCTCTTCAACGAGATGGCTGGATTCTTCCAGCAGGTCATTTTCATGGTAGCAAGGGAAATTTCTTGCTATCAGAACTGCTACCACGGGCGGTACCACGTGTGTGTGCGAGGATGGATGATGGGTGAGTGTGAGTGAGGGAAGGGACAAAAGCTATGCTTGAGCTTCACGAGGTAACAGGCACCCTTCTGTTTGTATATAAACTCAGcgtgaaaaaaataagtgtttgttGTGACATGCCTGTACTGCTGTATGAAACTaccttttgtgttttgctgtgttcAGGTTGACCTGCTTCCAGAATGAATAAAACTCATGTGTTCCAACCCGTGTCTGTCCTGGAGATCAAAGTCTTCCAGGCTCATATGCCCACAGCTGCAGGGGCCTAAGCACTGTAATGAAGTACTAAAAATAGCTCCAGCAAGtcaaatgaagtttaaaaaccCTCAGGAGACCtggaacaaattaaaaatcaaagtaattgGGGTGGGGACAAGCAACTCTCCTTTGCAATGTTTGAATACCAGTCTCAAAACAGAGGTCAGAGGCTAGAACAGCTCACAACAAGGTAAGTCTGAGCCGCCGTGTTAGAACTGCACACGACAGCCAGACACGtcagagctctgcaggatgAGCTCTTGGCTCAGCCACGAGGAGTTCAGAGCTCTAGCAGCAACACATGTATATTctaaacagaatgaaaaaaaacaggaacttGCAAAGGCCTTAAGGCTTTGATACAGGAAATGACAGACAAACACAGTAATAGTGAAGAGCACTAAGAGTACAAACCTTTATTAAAGGTAAGGTCCTATAAAACATAATAGGAAAGCAAAGGCCTTTTTCCACTCACTTCCTCCCTGCACGCTTCAGCTGCTTCAAGTTACTTTTCATGGCATTAGTCCTTCATGAAGGACAAGGAGTTAGAGCAAAATCTATGCTGGAAAACAAGGATCTGGGCCAAGAAAAACAACTGTATGTGTGAAGAGGCAGACACTTCGGAGCATTTGCAAATTGCCAGGGGTGGGAAGATCAGAGCCGTCACAGGACACTTCTGCACCTGGAAGACAGAGAGAGCCTGGGATGTGGAGCAGCTCATACCTCACCTCCCCCAGCAGAGCACTCAAGGCCGAGCACTCCACCTCACCTCGAGAGCCCTGCATCACTGCACCAGCCTGTAGGTGATGTAGCGGCCCGCAGTCTCACTGGGTCGTATGATCTTCACCACCTGGAAGGCCGGCAGAAGGAACTCGTGAGGGAGAGAAGCTGCTGGCAAGTTTTCCCTGCCCAACACACGCATGTGTGCTCACACCCAGAAGGGCCACAGAACCGCAGCACTGGGCAGCCACTGGGCACAGGGGGTGGCAGTTTGGGGCCGGTGTCACAGCTGCTGGTTCCACAGGCAGCCAGGACTGTCCCCAGAGCTATCTGCTGGCCAGAAGCCTGCCTGGCTTACACATCCCAAAGTAACCCGTAACAGCTTTTATATTTGAACAAGAGCCTTCTTGTCTCTGGAGTTCTGCAGCACCGTGCTaccgcagccccctgccctgcccacagGGCACTGCAGCCTGACACCAGCCTCTTTCTTACCTGTCCTCGCTTTATCCCGAAGTACCGGGCCACAGGATCCCCAGCCTGTATCCTCGGGAGCTGGTTCTCTCTCAGCTTACTGCACAGAGTCAAGGAGAAGCTTCACCAGCACAACGAGCACGCAGCCCAGGTTCCCCCTTGTTCTGAGGCCAGGCACAGCTACCAGAAGCAAGCAATAAACTGTCACAGTCGGATGCTTTCATTTGCAGCCCAAAGCCAGCACACATCGCACCCAGACGGGAAGGGAAGGAACAAACAAAGGATACTATCTGGCCAGCAGCTCGGTTACTTCTTCTTTTGTCATGACGACATGCTCTGGGACCAACTGTAAACAACAGAAGAAGGAGACTGCAAGACCAGAAATTCTGAGAAAGCAGCTGTCTCCTCACAGCGGCAGGACAAGCAACgtgcagggaaggaagagaactACAGAGCCCGGCCTTCCAACCGAGGGGAGGTCTCTCAGAGCAGCCTGAGCCTCAGCTCAGAGTGAGACCGACCATCCCACTTGTGTTCCACTCCCCAGCACCGCTCACCTCGTGTTCCGTGATGTTGATCAgaagctcctgctgcaggaactGCTCCAGGATGTACTTGGGAGCCATATCCACCAGGGactgaggaggaagaagcaagTCAGGCCGCAGCACTGCTCTAGGACAACCCCACCTGTGTTCGGACCAGCCAACTGCGAGTGTGGTATCACTGTCCTTGTGCTGGCACAGGTACAGGTACCCGTACAGAGAGCAAACAGCGCTCCTGGTATCTCTGTTTCTCCCACCAGCCCCTCGACTACTCGTGGCCTGCCATTTGTTCTGCAGCCAGAACTGGCTGTTCTGTTTAAACACCCCAAGAGCCTGTGTCAAGGCATGACTGCTTTCTGTGGAAGATTTTCTCTGGGTTGAAATTCAAGGTTTTTGTTAACCTGAAGCAAtaccaaaaaaacagaaacaaaccacCCCCGGGTCGCGATAGCCGAGCTGATAGGAGCGCCGCCTCAGTACCTGCTTGGCCGAGGGCGTCATGCCCTGCTGCACCACGATCAGCGCCCTGGTGATGTTCTCCTCCTGCATGCGCTGGCAGTACATCTTGATCGTCTTGATGCCGACCTTGGGCTCCTCTGCAGACAAACCCGGCCGCGGGGTTACGGTCAGGAACCCACCCCCAACTCCCCGGCCCGTGCCCacccccgcccggccccgcagcccacCGGGGAAGAAGACGAACATCTGGTCCGTGGGGTCGTCGTTGTGCGCCACCAGCACCGTGAGGTCGGTGCGGCGCGGGCGGCCCTCGCTGGGGGTGTCACCGAACTGCGCCTTGAACTCCTCCAGCGTCTGGTCCAGCTCGTCCTGAGTCACCAGGTACCCGCGGTCGTGGCACAGCtgcgggggcggcggcggcggcgtgaGGCCGGGGGGCACGGCCTGGACCCCTCAGACCCCAGcccggcccccccagccctcccaagctccccccggcccctgggccccggcctcccccagcccccaagCCCAGTCCCCAAGGCCCCCCCCCACGCCCTAGGCCTAGGCCTAGGCCCAGTCCctgccccccccggcccccccatCCCCGATCCcggccccccgagcccccccagcctcccccgaGTCCCCTGATCGCCCCCAGCCCATCTCCCGGCCCCCCCAGCGCCACCTGCATGATGGTTTTGCGGATCTTCCACAGCCGGTATGTCTCCTCATCGTCGTCCATCTTGCTGCTGCCGCTGAGGCCCCCGGGCTGCCCCCCGCGACAGGCGGGGCTGCCCTAACGAGGGGTCCTCAGCCGCGCGGGGGGTGCTGGGAGGTGTAGTCCGCCTGCCGGagccccgccccctcctccGTACCACCTCGCTGTTCTATTGGTCAGCCGAGCTGTCCGTTGCGGGCCGGACCCTCCCGCGGGCGCTGAGTGGCGGagaggcggcgggggggcggggcgAGGGGGCGGGGCGCCATGggctggggttggggctggggccgggcgctgcggcgcgcggcggcggcggcggcggcggcgggagcggGACCGGGACGGAGCAtggtgaggggggggggcgggggggcctGGCGGGGCCTAACGGGGCCTAACGGGGCCGATTGGGGCCGACTGGGGCTTAACGGGGCGGATCGGGGCCggtgggggccgggggcggcggctgACCCCGTGCCGCGGCCCCGCAGTGCGCCCAGGCGGAGGACTGGCGCTCGGCCAGGGCCATCTACGACTTCCACGCCCTGGACATCGACGGCAACGATGTGAGCCTGGAGCGGTACAGGTAGGGCggcctcacccccccccccccccacggggCGGCCTCAACACCCCCGGGGCGGCCTCCACgacccccatcccccccccattccccccccgGGGCAGCCTCGCCCCCCGGCCcacgccgccccccccccccccccccgcagggGCTCCGTGTGCATCATCACCAACGTGGCCTCCAAATGAGGGAAAACCGCCGTGAACTACACTCAGCTGGTCGACCTGCACGCCCGCTACGCTGAGAGGGGTTTACGCATCCTGGGCTTTCCCTGCAACCAGTTCGGGAAGCAGGTACGGGGtctggggggtggggaggggaggggagggggcgtcCTCCTGACCTTGACCCGCCAGGGTTTGTGCCTGGAGTCGCCCGCTCCACCGAGGgctttgctctttgttttggttCCTCAGGAGCCCGGGGACAATGCACAGATTAAGGCATTTGCTGAGAACTACGGGGTGAAGTTCGACATGTTCAGCAAGATCGATGTCAACGGGGACGACGCCCACCCCCTGTGGAAGTGGATGAAGGAGCAGCCCAAGGGAAGAGGCACCCTGGGCAAGTGAgtgcggggagggggctgcggaaAGCGGCCGGCCCCGTGGCGGGGGGGGCCTGGCTGCAGCGGGGAAGGTTTTTGTGTCTcactcctgtgttttttttctctcctagtGCCATAAAGTGGAATTTCACTAAGGTAGGATTGCGCTGCCTCCTCCTGAGCCACGCGTGGGTCACATCCTTACCCGTGGGGGTGGTGAGGGGCGCTCGGAGCGCTGCGGGGAGCAGGATCCTtgtgtcccagccctgctctgggatGCGGGCATGGGAGTGCCCCAAGGACACAGATCCCCACTGCCCAGCCGCTCCGCCACCCCCCATGGCTGCAGCACCTGGGTCAGGGCCAGACTCACATGTTTGGGTTCTGCTTTGCTTCCACAGTTCCTCATCAACCGGGAGGGCCAAGTGGTGAAGAGATACAGCCCCATGGAGGATCCCTATGTAAGTGCTGCCCGCACGGTCGGTGTttgggctctgcctgccccgTGGCACCCAGCACACGGGTTCCAGGCAGGGCACGGGGGGCTTCTGGCATGTTCAGGGGGCAGCGACGCTCTCGCTGCGATGCTCCCTTCTTTCTCACAGGTCATCGAGAAGGACCTGCCCTCCTACCTGTAGACCTCATCTCGCCTGCACTGTCTCGTGTGCCCAGCACTggccctcctgctccctggggaTTCTTCTCACCCAGCACGAATGACGGTCTGTCTTCAAGCCAGCTTGCTGGTGAGGCAAACCTGAAGATTTGGCGTGCACCTGCTGGAAGAAGGCTTCACAGGGCCAGTGGCCTCTGCTGGGCAACCCCTTTCCTGTAGGCACAAAACAGCACCTGATGTCCCCTTGCAATAAACGTGGTAGAGATGAGTGGTTGTGTGCGTGTCTGTGTGCGgggtggtggggctggagctgctgcactgCTCCCCTGCAGCTCGGGGACTAAGACCTTACACAACTCCTGCGCCAGCTCACCAGAGCCGGGCAGGGATAATCCTCATTAGTGCTGACAGGGGAATTAATTACACACAAAGCCCGGGTCAGCAGGAGCCCCGAGGGGTTCACAcaagaaaagccaaagcagGGAGGAGCGTGGCTGTGGGGAGCCCCTGTGGGGATCTGTCCCCGCTGCCTGCACCTGGGTGGAATCGCTGCACCACAAACCACCGGGCAGCTCCCAAAAGGTGAAAGATTTCTGCTAAAGCAAGAAAGAGCTGGGGTGGGCTCGAGGCAAGAGTCCAGGCGTGCAGCAGCATCCCAGTGACCCCAATACCAAAACGCCCAGTTCGGTGGCGCAAGATCCACCCAGACACAattactgcaaaacaaaacccgGTCCTGTTGGGCCGTGGTGAAATCCCACACGGTGAAATCCCACACGTagctggggatggggctgcGGGGCAAAGCCCTGCCCTCGTGTGGCACAAGGGGAAGGCGGGGAGCAGAGTGGGGTGAGCCCTGCGGTCCCCCACATGAAACGGGGCCacgaggaggctgggggggctcctaTTTACCACCCACCCCCGGTCAggagctgccccccagccccgcagggCCCTACCAGAGCCTTGCAGCAGCAACGCCCAGCCGCAGTTGCGCAAGGTGAGGCAGGAGTTGCTGCCGGGTGCTGAGCCCGCTGGCCCCTCGCTGTCTGGGGTAAAGATCAGGAGCAGCGCTGCCAGGCGGAGCTGTCGCGGCGCCGCAGCAGCTCGTGGCCGAACAAGGGCTCCTTTATCAGCGTTTTGCACAGCAAAGCTGGGGGAGAAGGCAAACGGCCTCTGAGTCAGAGGCCAGCCTCCAGGCTGGCTCAGGGAGGATCCCCGCCGAGGCCccagggggaagggggaggctcGGGGCAGCGTCCTTGGGGCCGCCGGTTTGGGGCCATGGGGCAAGGCGTggggacagacggacggacagacagagAGCTGGCACTTCCAGAAACCGCCGTAACGTggcttcctttccatttttactgAGCAGAATGAAAAAACGATCCTTCCGAAGCAAGTAGAAAATTCAGGAATTATTAGTCGAAGGCACATATtctaaaaaaatctctttacatatatacatctcaattaattataaatacacatagaaaaacaaaggcaaacaaCAAGCGGATTAAAAAGTGCTAACAAAAAGGTgtcagggaaggagaaaagggactcatttaaaaatacatacaatcAGTAGGACGACTGCATAATAATTTAGTTAAAAGATATCGTTACATATTATTAACCCTGACAAAAACACAGGATCGGGGCGGGGAAGGACTTCCTTGAAGGTGCTCTGTCTCTCCAGAAATCAGGGAGGGAAAATTGCATATATTTCAAAACCATCCGTGAGAGCCACCGGCTCAGCCTCGGGGCCGTGGTGGCGAAGGGGCTGGCGGAGGGTGCCTGGAGCGAGAACCCCTCGTGGCGATTCCTGAGTTTAAGCCTCTCTGAACTGGGTTTCCTCGGCAGCCCTTCCCCTCGGCGCCGAGGATTCGGCAAGCGCCAAGCGAGCGAACCGGGACGTGGTGAGGCCGGGGCCTCCCCACGAGCGTTGTGAACTGGGAAAAATCTTAAATAGAGGCCGGGGAAGGGGAGAGCCTTGCCCTTGCTCTGCTCAGGACTCGAACAGGCTGCTGCTCACCCCGAGACGCAGCAGCTCCCGGGGCAGCAGCCGGGGGCTCCCCTCTTTGGTGCGGGCTGTGAGGTAAGGAGGTTCCCTCGCACGGTAAAACAGCGGGGCGAAGGGCTGCTGGGAGGCGATGgcagctgggggaaggagaagccCCCACACGAAGGGCAGGGAGCGGTCTCACAGCGTTGGGCAGGCGGCTCCTGCCCCCAGTGACCTGAAGCAAACGGGGTGCCTGGATGGTCCTgcagcccgggggggggtcgcagctccctgcctggaCGAGGGGCTCACCCAGGCACACGGAGCTCCAGCCCCATCACGACTGACCCGTCTGGGCAGGGGCACCCCAGCAGAGGCCTCTCCGTGCTGGGCCTCCCTCCCCAGGTCCTCGCTGAGGAAGGGCCGGGCCAGCCGGGGAAGGTCTCGCGTCCTTCCCCTGGAAGCGTCCCGGTGCAGCTCCCAGGAACACCTCGGTGATTTGAGGCAGAGAAAAACCTGGCCACGGGGAGGCTCGCAGGGGAGATCCTGGCCCGCAGCACCCCTGCCAGCAAGGCAGCTTCCCAGCAGGCTCCTTAGGTTaggcagagaaaacaaaagaatttcCCCGGGACCCGCCGAGGCGCgatgctgctggagcaggggtggTGGCAGAGGAGGCCGGAGGCGACCTCTGTCCCGGGGAGAAGGCagcgggcccggccccgccggccgGGTGCTGCgggagaggcaggcaggctgcctggggcagtgctTTGCAAAGCAGACCTTTGCTCTTTGGTATCGGAGGGGTTGGGTTTGCAGCATGAGCAGCGATACCACGCGGCCCTGGTGCTCCCCAGGGACCTCTTCCCTTTGGGGCCGGGCAGCAGCGCTCACTGGGACCAGCAGGGCCCGGTCAGGGGGAGCTGGCTGGGTACAGGGACAGGGCACGGCAGCGAGAAGCTGGGAGAAGAGCAGCCAGACACAGCCAGGATGAAGTGCGGGctggccaggggctgcaggcaggctgaCAGGCGCAtggccctgctgctccaggcaaTCCCCACGGGGTCCTGGTGCGGCCAAGCTCCGACTGACTCAGCAGCTCTGTCGGGATGCTGAAAGCTCTGTCGGGATGCTGACAAACGAGGCAGCCCAGAGGTGCCAGCATCTGCCATCCCcggggagggcagagcaggagcaggcagctctgcttccctctgcgcctgctcagccctgcacaGAGGGACGGGATCTCGGTGGATCCTGACCCTGCTGGGCCAGCACCACCTTCCCTTCAGCCCACAGCCCTTTGGAGCCCAGTGCTGAGCACCAAAGGGCTGCTggaagagctggcagcagccgaGGCAGGTCAGCCAGCGGTCTCCAGCTCTGTTGGAGCCGACGTGCTCCTGCCCAGCTCAAGGGGAGGCagtggctgcagagctcagggctggagggctggggaaggctcGGCCTGGCTTGGAAACTCAGTAGTCTGCAGGGGGGTGGGCAGCGAGGAGGGGGAGCCTCCCCTCAGTCCTGCACGGCTCTGACCTTGGAGCAGGACCCAAACAGCAGAGGCCGTCAGTCCAGATCAGCTGAACCTGGCAGCACTCGACTCCCCCAAGCGTGTTATATACAAATCTATACATGCCTGactgtatattatatataaataaactttgctttataggattttttttttcttccctcaaaaACAGAAACGGATCAGTCCAAACCAGTAGGAGAGCCAGGGCTCCCCAGCTCTCATCTCTGCACCAAAGGATATGGATCCACAGCGGCTGGGCAGCGCCTGGCACACCCAGCAGGCTCTCAGAAGTCTGGGAAGGGCCCGCTGAACTGGATCACGCTCTGGCGCTCCTGGGGGAGCATGTTGTCTTGGGTGGCCCCATTAAACGTCCTCAGCATGTCCTCCAGGATCTCTCTGAAATTGATATTCCCGTCCTGCTGGACAAaatcttcctgctgctgctgctgcagtgtctGCAAGGGTCCGGGGTGAGGCAGAGGCAGATGTTCGTGCAGCGAGGAGCTCAGAGGCACGCTCCCCTCCAGGACGGGGTCGGGGCTCTTGAAGGCAGAAAGGTGGCTGAAGCCAAAGGGCAATccgtgctgctggtggggctggagcacaggCTCCGAGGGGAAGCACAGAGCGCCGGGCTCTGGGTTCATCACCACGTCGGGAATGCTGTTGCTGGGAGGGCTGTAGGTCAGGTCCAGGATCTCGTCCTGGCGCAGGGAGTGCCTGGGCAGGGGGACCCCGGGCCCGCTCTGCGTGAGgtccaggggctgctgcaggatgtGCAGCGGCAGGGAGAACTGCgggctctgctcctgtgcctggAGGAGGCGGTTGTGCTTCCTCTTCACGTTCTCGTCCATCtgcttcagctcctccagcaccttACGGACACAGCTCTCGGGGATCTTTATCCCTAGGGGAGGAACGCGCCATCAGTGCCTCAGCTGCCCCCAGCTTCCAGGCTGGGACGTGGCCCTGTTCCACAGGGGAACCTTGGCGCTGGGCAGCTGGAccccttcccctttctgaaAGCTCCTGTCCCCGCTCCCTTCCCCTCACACTTCACCCACCgacttgtttcttcttctccttggTCTTGAGGCGGACGATCTGCAGGTAGCTGGTGTTGGTGATGTCTGCCATGATGCTGGCAATCTTGCTCCAGACCCGCAGCAGGGCCCCGCACAGCATGTAGTAGTGACGCAGCCGCATGCCCTGGAAGcactccttcccctcctggATCAGCTTGCAGCTCCTGTTCCTTCAGTCCAAAGGGGAGAAATCAATCTGAATCAGCACGGCAGAGCACTGCCCTCCCCGGCGTGGCCCTTCCTTGCAGCCACGGCCCGGAGCCCATCCCCAGCACCCACGGGTGCAGGACGGGCCTCTGGCTCCGGGCAGGTTTGGGCTGCACATCCCTTACCAGACAGCGTGGTTGCACTTCTTCAAGGAGAATTGGTAACAGCTCTCCCAGTGTTCCTTGGCTTCCTCGGGCAGCACCTGCAGAAGGAAGAGCCAGTTACAGACAGGGGCTGGGATTTTCCTCTGTCCAACACCCAGCTCACGCTTCAAATGCAGGGCTTGGCATCAGGACACCCAGATGCTAccaccacagctctgcctgACCCCCAGCGGGGCTACGAGGAGTCCTAAAAGGGTTCTGGTAAGGCTTCCCCTGCCCAGAGGAAGGTGCTTGTTGCTCTCCCACCTACCCGTCGGTACTTCTTGTGCAGACTGTCCAGGCTCTCGGGCTGGCTCTGCTTCCCAATATTGGGCTTGTAGAGGATGAAGTTCTTGCCAcggctctgctctgccagcaggcaggtgtGCTTGCTGCCCCGTGTCTGTGGGGGTAGAGCTGATGGTTACGGTCACGGCCTCTCTCTCCCAACGCCCCTCCACGTTGGAGGTTCTTGGAGGCAtctcccagcccccagcacgAGGTCAGACAGACCGAGGGCCTCTGACAGCCACAGACCTTCTCCAAGGAGCCACCTCTGAGCCCAGGGACCTACCTTGTAGGAGAGGTAGAACCCGTCGAAGGATCCCGTCAGTTTGAGCGACTTCTCATAAGCTTCCTCCCACTTTAGGCCCCTGTCGACACTGATCTAAATGGGGACAAACAGGGGTTCTGTAAGTTCAGAGCGCAGGACAAGCCCACCGATGTCTGTCTCACGAATCACACCCTCAGCACAGACTTGGTGCTGCCTGGAGGCAGGCTCTGTGCCAGGCTGCACTCCGCGGCACGGCAGCCCcgtgggagcagggcaggacctCTCTTTGCTTCCTCTGTGCAGTTCCCAGCCTCAGCGACCAGCTCATGACCATGGCAAATGTGACACAAACGTGACACACAGCCACGAGGCAGGGACCCGGCAGctcacagccccagcctgggaAGCGCTGCAGAAGATCAAACTGCAGCGATAGCTGCGCAGGCTGCCTACCTTATAAAACACGACCTGCCCATCCTGCGGGTGCCCAGGCGTCAGGAAGACCTCCTTGCTCTCCTCGTAGATCTCATCCACTCCTGGGGCTAAATCTGTAGCATGGGGAAAGACCAAAACACATGTAAGAACCAATTTCCCATcttttctccctgcacaggggtggcaggagctgtgctaaGTGGGGCTGGGACACTGAAGCACCTGCAAGGCCACGGGGACAGCGCAGGCTGCAACAGCCAGTGGTCagtgcagggaggagcagggaacCGCAGGGTGCAGCAGGAAGAGGTATGATCACCCCTTTCTCCTTACCGAGGATGCCCATGTCGTATTTGCCCTCCTTCTTGTCCTTTTCAATCAGATAGTCAAAGGTATCAGAGAAATACTGGAACAGCATGTTCTGCTTGtccacctccagccccaggatCCGGTTCAGGAACTTGGTGATGGAGCAGTCTGCAAGAGCACGGCGGGTCAGGGGAGATGACCAGCAAGCTCCCAAAGAGACCCAACGAGCAAAGCCCCGACCCTTCCTggtggcagcacagcaccaaggCACAGGGGAGCACCCGAAGGGCTGTTCCTCCAGGCTGTCAGCTGCCAGGCCACAGCGGGGAGATGTGCTCTGCAGCGTGAGCTGATCCCCGCAGGACTCTGCCCTCACGGCAGCAGTGCCTTGTTCTGccccagctgcacagcaaaCCCCTCGAGGCTGTGCCCCGACACCTCTGCCTCCTTCATTTCCCCCTTACATTGGGCAGGAAACATTTGACACATACCCTTCTCCATCGGGACGGTGCCATACTTCATCTGATTGCAGCAGATGCCCACAGAGATGAGACCTTGcttcatttctggaaaaaacagaaagcagcctaAGTATTTCAGTGTTCCCAGCagtcctgcagggctgcttcccctcctgctgTGCCCGTTATTTCACAGCTAAGTCTGTCCCATGCCCGTTTTCCCCTTTGCCTGGCAGGGTGGCCGATTGCCCTGCTCACCAGCGAGCTGCtaaggcagcagtgctgctccctCTCTCTGAGCTTCGTCAAGTGTCCCAACCCTGAGACCAACCCAGCCAGCAAGAGAGCAGAAATCCcagaaaaaacagagctggTGAAGTTCTTACCATGGAAAAACACGGCCTCTCTTCTGTCGTAACTCTTGGGTACAGGAACTCTGTTCTCCGTGCGGTTGAGGATAGTGGAAAGGACTCTGTCCAGTGCTTTAGCCCCATACTGCGAAAGGAGACGAGAGTCACACACGAGAGGAACCCCACACCGGCAGCCCAGCAGCGGGCTGGCTCTGCACAGCAACCCCACCGACCCGAGGGCTGTGCCAAGGGATCAGGGGcctcccctgtccccaggggaCCACCAGAGTGCAGGAGCCCTCCCCCagcgctgccagcagctccctcgAGGCAGGGGCTGGTCGCCCCAGTGCCCTTCCAGCTCCCCAGAAGGGTCCAACCCCCAGGACGTGCACGCTGAGCTGGTCACTAACAGCCCTGGGTGCTGTACCCCGGGCTGCacgctgctgggtgctgctgctgctaggCCGGGTCCTGCCTGTAGATGCCAGCAGCGATCTTCCCGTCCCTGGCTGCTACCGAAGGCACTCGCCAACTGCTTCAATCCCTTTGGCTGAGCTACCCAGAAAACAGCTGCGAGTTACCTTATTCTCGAAGTTGTACTTGCTGAGGTCTCGGGATTCGGTGGCCCTTCGGTCTCCATGAGTTAAGGCACCCTGGGAAGacaaacaaagcacaaagtTCTTAATTTTAGCTGATGCAAAACACCTGGGAAGGATGGCCCAA
This genomic interval from Aythya fuligula isolate bAytFul2 chromosome 26, bAytFul2.pri, whole genome shotgun sequence contains the following:
- the POLR2E gene encoding DNA-directed RNA polymerases I, II, and III subunit RPABC1; the encoded protein is MDDDEETYRLWKIRKTIMQLCHDRGYLVTQDELDQTLEEFKAQFGDTPSEGRPRRTDLTVLVAHNDDPTDQMFVFFPEEPKVGIKTIKMYCQRMQEENITRALIVVQQGMTPSAKQSLVDMAPKYILEQFLQQELLINITEHELVPEHVVMTKEEVTELLARYKLRENQLPRIQAGDPVARYFGIKRGQVVKIIRPSETAGRYITYRLVQ
- the GPX4 gene encoding phospholipid hydroperoxide glutathione peroxidase; amino-acid sequence: MCAQAEDWRSARAIYDFHALDIDGNDVSLERYRGSVCIITNVASKUGKTAVNYTQLVDLHARYAERGLRILGFPCNQFGKQEPGDNAQIKAFAENYGVKFDMFSKIDVNGDDAHPLWKWMKEQPKGRGTLGNAIKWNFTKFLINREGQVVKRYSPMEDPYVIEKDLPSYL